Proteins encoded within one genomic window of Formosa agariphila KMM 3901:
- a CDS encoding Rne/Rng family ribonuclease has product MDKELIVRSSPQHVDFALLKDGKLIELHKDEGGNNFSVGDVFIAKIRKTVPGLNAAFVNVGYEKDAFLHYHDLGPKLPSLLKFTKRVSTGKLNDFFLKDFPNEKEIDKNGSIIDVLKSNQSLLVQIVKEPISTKGPRISSELSIAGRYIVLVPFSDRISISQKIEDKAEKDRLKRLVKSITPPGFGIIVRTVAEGKKVAELDKDLQNLLGRWTAMCKKLNKAHHPSKVLGELNKASSILRDIFNDTFTSIQVDDEELYHQIKDYVQLIAPNKESIVKLYQSNVPIFEKFGVERQIKTSFGKTVSMAKGAYLVVEHTEALHVVDVNSGNRSNKANSQEDTALEVNMIAAQEIARQLRLRDMGGIIVVDFIDMTNAENRKTLYNYLRDEMKDDRAKHKILPPSKFGLIQITRQRVRPEMNIKTREDNPNGVKGEEVEAPIVLVQKITQELERLLKKDYKKLVLNTHPFIAAFLTKGFPSIRSKWFVEHKKWVKIMPRDAYTYLEYHFFDKDGNQIN; this is encoded by the coding sequence GTGACGTGTTTATCGCCAAAATAAGAAAAACTGTTCCTGGGCTAAATGCTGCTTTTGTAAATGTAGGCTACGAAAAAGATGCCTTTTTACATTACCACGATTTAGGACCAAAACTTCCTTCCCTTTTAAAATTCACAAAACGTGTAAGCACAGGTAAACTAAACGATTTCTTTTTAAAAGATTTCCCAAATGAAAAAGAGATTGACAAAAACGGAAGCATCATCGATGTTTTAAAGTCTAATCAATCCCTACTCGTACAAATTGTAAAAGAACCAATCTCTACCAAAGGCCCTAGAATAAGCTCTGAGCTTTCTATTGCTGGACGTTATATTGTTCTTGTTCCTTTTTCCGACCGTATTTCAATTTCACAAAAAATTGAAGACAAAGCCGAAAAAGACCGCCTAAAACGATTGGTTAAAAGCATTACGCCTCCAGGTTTTGGTATTATTGTTCGTACAGTAGCAGAAGGCAAGAAAGTTGCCGAATTAGATAAAGATTTACAAAATTTGCTTGGTCGTTGGACTGCAATGTGTAAGAAACTTAACAAAGCACATCACCCTAGTAAAGTTTTAGGAGAATTAAACAAAGCCTCGTCTATTTTGCGAGATATCTTTAATGATACTTTTACAAGCATACAAGTTGATGATGAAGAACTTTATCACCAAATTAAAGATTATGTGCAACTTATTGCACCTAACAAAGAATCAATCGTTAAATTGTATCAGTCTAATGTTCCTATTTTTGAGAAATTTGGAGTAGAAAGACAAATTAAAACGTCCTTTGGAAAAACGGTTTCTATGGCAAAAGGCGCTTACTTGGTAGTAGAACATACCGAAGCCCTTCACGTTGTAGATGTTAACAGTGGTAATCGCTCTAACAAAGCCAATTCTCAAGAAGACACCGCATTAGAAGTAAATATGATTGCCGCCCAGGAAATAGCGAGACAACTTCGTTTACGCGACATGGGAGGTATTATAGTTGTCGACTTCATCGACATGACTAATGCTGAAAACAGAAAAACGCTCTACAACTACCTTCGTGATGAAATGAAGGATGATAGAGCGAAACACAAAATATTACCTCCAAGTAAATTTGGATTGATACAAATTACAAGACAACGTGTTCGCCCAGAAATGAACATAAAAACCCGTGAAGATAACCCGAACGGAGTTAAAGGCGAAGAAGTTGAAGCACCAATAGTATTGGTACAAAAAATAACTCAAGAACTTGAGCGACTATTAAAAAAAGACTATAAAAAGCTGGTTTTAAACACACATCCTTTTATAGCAGCCTTCTTAACAAAAGGCTTTCCATCAATTCGTTCAAAATGGTTTGTTGAACACAAAAAATGGGTAAAAATTATGCCCAGAGATGCTTACACATATCTAGAATACCACTTTTTTGATAAAGATGGTAATCAAATCAACTAA
- a CDS encoding aldo/keto reductase, producing the protein MKYTTLPHSDIKVSKLCLGTMTWGNQNTQEEGFSQMDYAVDQGINFFDTAELYPVPAQEETYAETERIIGKWLKKTGKRSDIVLGSKIAGTGDYTAHIRTNGFAPKAIEDAINQSLKRLQTDYLDLYQLHWPERQSNFFGTRDYKHNPNDPWEDNFNEVLNSLDKAIQAGKIRNIGISNEKAWGAMRYLEEAKYNGKPRMKTIQNSYSLINRGFENDLAEIAMREGLGLLAYSPMAFGVLSGKYVEGLADEHSRLNLYPRFSRYSSVNCTKATTEYLKIAKQNGLSLAQMSLAFVTQQPFVTSNIIGASTMEQLKENIESIHVELSEEIITEINKIHEEIPNPAT; encoded by the coding sequence ATGAAATATACAACGTTGCCACATTCAGATATTAAAGTGAGTAAACTCTGTTTGGGAACAATGACTTGGGGAAATCAAAACACCCAAGAAGAAGGATTTAGTCAAATGGATTATGCGGTAGATCAAGGTATTAATTTCTTTGATACTGCAGAATTATATCCAGTACCGGCGCAAGAAGAAACCTATGCAGAAACCGAACGCATTATAGGAAAATGGCTTAAAAAAACAGGAAAACGTAGCGACATTGTTTTGGGGTCTAAAATTGCAGGAACTGGAGATTATACTGCACATATTAGAACAAACGGATTTGCTCCAAAAGCTATTGAAGATGCCATTAATCAGAGTTTAAAACGTTTGCAAACAGATTACCTAGATTTATATCAATTGCATTGGCCAGAACGTCAGTCTAATTTTTTTGGAACGCGAGATTATAAACATAATCCAAATGATCCGTGGGAAGATAATTTTAATGAAGTTTTAAATAGTTTAGACAAAGCTATACAAGCCGGTAAAATTAGAAATATAGGAATCTCTAACGAAAAAGCTTGGGGTGCCATGCGATATTTAGAAGAAGCTAAATACAATGGAAAACCTAGAATGAAAACGATTCAGAATTCGTATTCTTTAATAAATAGAGGGTTTGAAAATGATTTGGCTGAAATAGCCATGCGTGAAGGTTTAGGCCTGTTAGCGTATTCCCCAATGGCCTTTGGTGTATTGTCGGGGAAGTATGTGGAAGGTCTTGCAGACGAACATTCAAGATTAAATTTATATCCTCGTTTTTCGAGATATAGTAGTGTAAATTGTACTAAAGCAACTACAGAATATTTAAAAATTGCTAAGCAAAACGGATTAAGTTTAGCACAAATGTCTTTGGCTTTTGTAACTCAGCAACCTTTTGTAACGAGTAATATTATAGGAGCTTCAACCATGGAGCAACTAAAAGAAAATATTGAAAGTATACATGTGGAGTTAAGTGAAGAGATTATTACTGAGATAAATAAAATTCACGAAGAAATTCCAAATCCAGCCACATAA
- a CDS encoding tetratricopeptide repeat protein produces MKHVFWVVCLVVLSACNSKTKQSDYVAIEDLKLQHKDGFIGDSQCMECHKGVYDDWRGSDHDLAMQVANDSTILGDFNNVKTIIDGVSYHFTRSEDDKFMVHVKEIDGSEVDYEISYAFGVRPLQQYLIDFDRGRKQVLRVTWDTEKGVWFHQYKGDEIDPHDWLHWTETAQNWNTMCAECHSTNLEKDYNVETDSYDTKYSIINVSCESCHGPAERHVYWANNIQDSTHTENTYIIPGNSQFSQMNMCAPCHARRARLTEKMIPGTHFEDQYLLQNITNDLYHGDGQIEDEDYVYGSFLQSKMYHEGVTCSDCHDPHTLKTKYTDNRLCLQCHTPNYNEPSHHFHEAETDGAQCVNCHMTGAVYMGNDFRRDHSFRVPRPDQSVEYGTPNACTQCHQDKSDEWAAKQVVEWYGPDRLDHYSDQLLISNKSNISVQERMGLDTFINNLDYPAIARATVIENIDITNNEQFEVILKSLEDPSPMVRFNALQKFRNISPQDRVFIASKHLSDTTRLVRIGAMQLLTGIDAQTLATINQSELSKARHELETMMFTNADFSTGRLQLGDYYLQNNDPDNAIKNYELALKKDSLLLPVYSNLATAYSLKGNSELALSTLNTWLRKEPNAGRAYYLRALLNFEIKANEQAVSDLNQAIKIDSTDTRSMYNLATFYYQNKKFTEAEHVILKAVKLLPDNQDYQYLLALIYQGQGKTEQSNRIMQNLQNNQNNS; encoded by the coding sequence ATGAAGCATGTTTTTTGGGTTGTCTGTTTGGTCGTACTGTCGGCTTGTAATTCCAAAACGAAACAGTCAGATTATGTTGCCATAGAGGATCTAAAACTACAACATAAAGATGGTTTTATTGGAGATTCTCAATGTATGGAATGCCATAAAGGGGTGTATGATGATTGGAGAGGTTCAGATCACGATTTAGCCATGCAAGTTGCTAATGATTCTACAATTTTAGGCGATTTTAATAATGTAAAAACTATTATTGATGGCGTGTCTTATCATTTTACAAGATCGGAAGATGATAAATTTATGGTTCATGTTAAAGAAATAGACGGCAGTGAGGTTGATTATGAAATTAGTTATGCGTTTGGAGTAAGACCGCTTCAGCAATATTTAATAGATTTTGATCGCGGAAGAAAACAAGTGCTTCGTGTTACTTGGGATACCGAAAAAGGAGTATGGTTTCACCAATATAAAGGCGATGAAATAGATCCGCACGATTGGTTGCATTGGACAGAGACCGCTCAAAACTGGAATACCATGTGTGCCGAGTGTCACTCAACAAACTTAGAAAAGGATTATAATGTTGAAACCGATAGTTACGATACTAAATATTCTATAATTAATGTGAGTTGCGAAAGTTGCCATGGTCCTGCAGAGCGTCATGTGTATTGGGCAAATAATATTCAAGATAGTACACATACCGAAAACACGTATATCATTCCAGGAAACTCTCAGTTTAGCCAGATGAATATGTGTGCACCTTGTCATGCCAGACGTGCGCGTTTAACAGAAAAAATGATTCCTGGAACTCATTTTGAAGACCAATATCTACTTCAAAATATAACCAACGATTTATATCATGGCGATGGACAAATTGAAGATGAAGATTATGTATATGGGTCTTTTCTTCAAAGTAAAATGTATCATGAAGGCGTGACCTGTTCCGATTGTCACGATCCACACACTTTAAAAACAAAGTATACAGACAATAGATTATGTTTACAATGTCATACTCCTAACTATAACGAACCTTCTCATCATTTTCATGAAGCAGAAACAGATGGTGCACAATGTGTAAATTGCCACATGACGGGAGCTGTTTATATGGGGAACGATTTTAGACGTGATCATAGTTTTAGAGTGCCAAGACCAGACCAAAGTGTAGAATATGGAACACCAAATGCGTGTACGCAATGTCATCAAGATAAATCTGATGAATGGGCAGCAAAGCAGGTAGTAGAATGGTATGGTCCAGACCGATTAGATCATTATTCAGATCAATTGTTAATTAGTAATAAATCTAATATTAGTGTACAAGAACGCATGGGGTTAGATACATTTATTAATAATCTAGATTATCCAGCAATTGCAAGAGCTACAGTAATTGAGAATATAGATATTACAAATAACGAACAGTTTGAGGTTATTCTAAAAAGTCTGGAAGATCCTTCTCCAATGGTTCGCTTTAATGCGCTTCAGAAATTTAGAAATATAAGTCCACAGGACCGTGTATTTATCGCGTCTAAGCATTTAAGCGATACCACACGTTTGGTTAGAATAGGAGCCATGCAATTGTTAACAGGAATTGATGCTCAAACTTTAGCAACAATTAATCAGTCAGAACTTAGTAAAGCGAGACATGAGCTAGAAACCATGATGTTTACCAATGCAGATTTCTCTACAGGACGTTTACAATTGGGCGATTATTATCTTCAGAATAATGATCCTGATAATGCTATAAAAAATTACGAATTAGCGTTAAAGAAAGACAGTTTATTGCTACCAGTGTATTCTAATTTAGCAACAGCATATAGTTTAAAAGGGAATTCAGAATTGGCATTAAGTACGTTAAATACATGGTTAAGAAAAGAACCAAATGCTGGACGAGCTTATTATTTAAGAGCCCTTTTAAATTTTGAAATCAAAGCGAACGAACAGGCTGTTTCCGATTTAAATCAAGCCATAAAAATAGATTCTACAGATACGCGATCTATGTATAATTTGGCAACATTTTATTATCAGAATAAAAAGTTTACCGAAGCAGAACACGTGATATTAAAAGCTGTAAAACTATTGCCAGACAATCAGGATTACCAGTATTTATTAGCCTTAATTTACCAAGGTCAGGGTAAAACTGAACAAAGTAATCGCATCATGCAAAATTTACAGAACAATCAAAATAATTCTTAA